From the genome of Phaeodactylum tricornutum CCAP 1055/1 chromosome 13, whole genome shotgun sequence, one region includes:
- a CDS encoding predicted protein, translated as MKRRWTSHGLGYAAVLTALAGLGYHQRVVRWYGRTSIAPTLDFPSIVTTSPTLTHGTDPTRHTFYLLPVPELTTWLVGNFTSEAVHFYNHTINEERAEIWLHRGFERLQHHHGRTEDPDEAHVVIIPAYLHFNAFLLRNLGIADEATHRGRRQRPVEQHDTERKPNSLPWTASLWGPEIIRRVRVHNVSKPHVLAVPTWNPKVSRKIGLPTLVHSLTRNEVNLYALGLERNSFWYHLPTTRILPVPYVVATADHAIATASPALSMTPRTPSTATTPSTRTIFFAGDARPNAGFWSGCHRAQLLFPLVNVTLSTTAATYHMDVRVSSKTLPQRLSQAAYNDRIRTATFCLILCGDTPTSRSLASAMSRGGDPKRDEKDDRNGSIDSGCVPLRIGSRWRGFCDAPCREGWGWNVANRSHLPFGGTIIDWSVLPELDEAAFATDPVGTIHTFLSTTSEAQIAVWQQRIRRHGQAWMYGYGHPVTSNDFGRAVEYVWRSLADALPRVDAYGLAE; from the coding sequence ATGAAACGTCGATGGACGTCGCACGGACTGGGTTATGCGGCGGTGCTGACGGCTCTGGCCGGACTCGGTTACCATCAACGTGTCGTGCGATGGTACGGGAGGACGTCCATTGCCCCGACGTTGGACTTCCCGTCTATCGTTACTACTAGTCCAACACTGACGCACGGGACCGACCCCACTCGGCATACATTCTACCTACTCCCCGTGCCGGAACTCACCACCTGGTTGGTGGGGAACTTTACGTCGGAAGCCGTCCACTTTTACAACCATACGATCAACGAAGAACGGGCCGAAATCTGGCTGCATCGAGGATTCGAACGTCTGCAGCACCACCACGGACGCACCGAAGACCCCGACGAAGCACACGTTGTGATTATACCAGCCTACCTGCATTTCAACGCCTTTTTATTGCGCAACCTCGGTATTGCCGACGAGGCAACGCACCGGGGTCGACGCCAGCGTCCCGTGGAACAACACGACACGGAACGTAAACCTAACTCGTTGCCCTGGACAGCCTCGCTCTGGGGTCCGGAAATTATTCGCCGGGTACGGGTACACAACGTTAGTAAACCTCACGTTTTGGCCGTACCGACCTGGAATCCTAAAGTCAGTCGCAAAATTGGTCTCCCGACTTTGGTGCACTCGTTGACCCGTAACGAAGTCAATCTCTACGCCTTGGGCCTGGAACGCAACTCGTTTTGGTACCATTTACCAACAACACGCATACTGCCCGTTCCCTACGTTGTTGCCACCGCCGACCACGCCATTGCAACGGCCTCTCCGGCGCTATCGATGACCCCACGAACGCCGTCTACCGCCACTACACCGTCCACCCGCACTATCTTTTTCGCCGGCGATGCCCGTCCCAACGCTGGCTTCTGGTCCGGTTGCCATCGAGCGCAACTCCTATTCCCACTCGTCAATGTTACCCTATCGACGACGGCTGCCACCTACCACATGGACGTGCGCGTGAGCTCAAAAACTCTTCCCCAGCGACTGTCCCAAGCCGCGTACAATGATCGAATACGGACGGCAACTTTTTGTTTAATTCTTTGTGGGGATACACCAACGTCACGCTCGCTGGCATCGGCCATGAGTCGCGGTGGGGATCCGAAACGTGACGAGAAGGACGACAGGAACGGTTCCATAGATTCGGGTTGCGTTCCGCTGCGCATTGGATCGCGTTGGCGAGGATTTTGCGACGCACCCTGCCGGGAGGGATGGGGGTGGAACGTGGCGAATCGTTCCCATTTGCCGTTCGGTGGCACAATAATAGATTGGTCAGTCTTGCCCGAACTCGACGAAGCCGCCTTTGCTACTGATCCGGTAGGCACAATCCATACTTTCTTATCCACTACCAGCGAAGCGCAGATTGCCGTATGGCAACAAAGGATCCGTCGCCACGGCCAAGCTTGGATGTACGGTTATGGACACCCGGTCACGTCCAACGACTTTGGCAGGGCCGTCGAGTACGTCTGGCGTTCCCTCGCCGACGCCTTGCCACGCGTCGACGCGTACGGTCTGGCAGAGTGA
- the DYN1 gene encoding predicted protein (Putative Dynamin GTPase, ortholog of T. pseudonana TPS_108630, most similar to dictyostelid and mammalian orthologs) gives MIMEQLIPIASKLQDVLGALGQSASLDLPQIVVVGGQSSGKSSVLESLVGRSFLPRGTGIVTRRPLVLQLYNTRQDTLEDGDEDEEPDEVVDDREWGEFLHVPGKKYFDFAAIREEIVAETDRLTGKNKGIDSEPIHLKVFSPRVLALTLVDLPGIAKVPVGDQPDDIEAQIHDMCLSFISNPNAIVLAVTSANTDLANSDALKLAQSVDPGGHRTVGVLTKLDLMDEGTDCVDILTNQVIPLSKGYIAVVNRGQKDVMSDLSIRDGLTKEEVFFRNHPVYSKDRNILAKCGTKHLAKGLNTILMHNIRDCLPDLKSRITHMMNEVQQELESLGSPIQNASRSARGSVLLKMLSKFANNFANVLDGKGPQESTLSSRLGGSIHQHHGYAHMHELMGGARISFVFTEVFANSLIAVGAFDGLSDDEIRTTICNANGTRPALFVPEISFDILVRRQVARLEQPGVQCVDMVYEELQRIAAQSEPSEMTRFPLLRDRMVEVVMNLLKRCVGPTQMMVSNLVKIELAYINTSHPDFIGGSRAVARLMEKIGKENDRAHAIDHETMLHSPSGNTYDRRPSHAGPGAGPNHTTAGSNSGIMNLLFRGGTGAKPPRPASSSASVPGGPPSIVHLPQVQDSMKPTDLPPTERERVEMEVIKSLIESYFSIVRKNYIDLVPKTVMYFLVNHVRDSLQNELVSELYRDAEVGTLMQEAEDIASRRQTCIEMKDLLQKALEIVNEVRDFNAFK, from the exons ATGATCATGGAGCAACTCATCCCCATCGCATCCAAGCTACAGGACGTCTTGGGAGCGCTTGGGCAGAGCGCGTCCCTGGatcttccgcaaattgtcgtcgttgggGGTCAATCCAGCGGCAAGAGCAGCGTTTTGGAGTCTCTCGTCGGTCGATCCTTCTTGCCCCGCGGTACGGGGATTGTCACCCGTCGTCCCCTCGTTCTGCAGCTGTACAACACACGCCAAGACACTCTGGAGGACGGCGATGAGGATGAAGAACCCGACGAAGTCGTGGACGATCGCGAATGGGGAGAGTTCCTCCACGTTCCAGGCAAAAAGTATTTCGATTTTGCCGCCATTCGAGAAGAAATCGTCGCGGAAACGGATCGCTTGACAGGAAAGAACAAgggaattgacagtgagcccATTCATCTAAAGGTATTTTCGCCACGAGTCCTCGCTTTGACGTTAGTCGACTTGCCGGGAATTGCCAAAGTTCCCGTTGGAGATCAGCCAGACGATATTGAAGCGCAGATTCACGACATGTGCTTGTCCTTCATCAGCAACCCGAATGCAATTGTACTCGCGGTTACGTCGGCCAATACGGATCTGGCGAACAGTGACGCCCTCAAGTTGGCTCAGTCCGTAGATCCGGGTGGTCACCGTACGGTAGGGGTGCTCACCAAATTGGATCTCATGGACGAGGGTACCGACTGCGTCGA TATCCTAACCAACCAGGTCATCCCACTCAGCAAGGGTTATATAGCTGTCGTTAATCGTGGACAAAAAGACGTCATGTCGGATCTAAGTATTCGAGATGGACTCACCAAGGAAGAGGTTTTCTTTCGCAACCATCCCGTTTATTCCAAGGATCGCAACATTCTTGCCAAGTGTGGAACCAAGCATCTTGCCAAGGGGCTCAATACCATTTTGATGCACAATATTCGGGATTGCCTTCCGGATTTGAAATCGCGAATTACACACATGATGAACGAAGTGCAACAAGAGCTGGAATCGCTTGGTAGTCCTATCCAAAATGCCTCGCGGTCGGCTCGCGGATCGGTTTTGCTCAAGATGCTCTCAAAATTTGCCAACAATTTTGCCAACGTCCTAGACGGAAAAGGACCTCAAGAGTCTACCCTTAGCAGTCGTCTCGGCGGCAGCATACACCAGCACCACGGCTACGCCCACATGCACGAACTCATGGGTGGAGCCCGTATCTCCTTTGTTTTCACTGAAGTCTTTGCCAATTCACTAATTGCCGTCGGCGCCTTTGATGGGCTTTCCGATGACGAAATACGCACCACCATTTGCAACGCCAATGGTACCCGCCCGGCGTTGTTTGTTCCAGAAATTTCCTTCGATATCCTCGTACGTCGCCAAGTCGCTCGACTCGAACAACCAGGAGTGCAATGTGTGGACATGGTCTACGAAGAGCTTCAGCGGATTGCGGCACAGTCGGAGCCCTCTGAAATGACTCGCTTTCCGTTATTGCGTGACCGAATGGTGGAAGTGGTCATGAATTTGCTAAAACGGTGCGTCGGTCCCACACAAATGATGGTATCGAATCTCGTCAAAATCGAGTTGGCCTACATCAACACATCCCATCCAGACTTTATTGGTGGATCCCGAGCAGTAGCGCGTCTTATGGAAAAGATTGGTAAAGAAAACGATCGGGCAC ACGCCATCGACCACGAAACAATGTTGCATTCACCATCAGGCAACACATACGACCGCCGACCCAGTCACGCCGGGCCCGGTGCAGGCCCCAACCATACGACCGCGGGTAGCAACTCGGGAATAATGAACTTACTCTTTCGCGGAGGAACGGGTGCCAAGCCTCCCCGGCCGGCCTCGTCCAGCGCTAGCGTACCGGGAGGTCCGCCCAGTATCGTGCATCTTCCTCAAGTGCAGGACTCGATGAAGCCAACCGATCTGCCTCCGACCGAGCGTGAACGTGTCGAAATGGAGGTCATCAAGAGTCTGATCGAATCATACTTTTCGATTGTCCGGAAAAA TTATATTGACTTGGTGCCCAAAACTGTCATGTACTTTTTGGTCAACCATGTTCGCGACTCTTTACAGAACGAGCTCGTTTCGGAGCTGTACCGCGACGCCGAAGTCGGCACGCTGATGCAGGAGGCTGAAGATATTGCTTCCCGTCGCCAAACCTGTATCGAAATGAAGGACTTGCtccaaaaggcgttggaGATTGTGAATGAAGTTCGCGACTTCAATGCATTCAAGTAG
- a CDS encoding predicted protein, which produces KNPSVNTAFLPDKARDEQAQTERQRLEKEWKTRQEQTKKEKLEITYSYWDGSGHRRVVECRKGDTIGDFLERVRVDLCREFRELTSIAADALVYVKEDLIIPQDLTFYDLILTKARGKSGPLFHFDVHDDVRIGAIDARVEKDESHPGKVVERRWYERNKHIFPASRWELYDPSKEYGNYTIGDKRSRNNKT; this is translated from the coding sequence AAGAATCCCAGCGTCAACACCGCGTTTTTACCCGACAAGGCCCGAGACGAGCAAGCCCAGACAGAGCGACAACGACTGGAAAAAGAATGGAAAACCAGGCAAGAACAAACCAAAAAAGAGAAATTGGAAATTACGTACAGTTACTGGGACGGGTCGGGGCATCGGCGAGTAGTGGAATGCCGCAAAGGCGACACCATTGGAGATTTTTTAGAACGTGTACGGGTGGACCTGTGTCGTGAATTTCGGGAATTGACTTCCATTGCCGCAGACGCTCTCGTCTACGTCAAAGAAGATTTAATCATTCCGCAAGATCTGACCTTTTACGATTTGATTTTGACCAAAGCCCGAGGGAAGTCAGGCCcccttttccattttgacGTACACGATGATGTACGGATAGGGGCGATCGATGCGCGGGTAGAAAAGGACGAATCCCATCCCGGCAAGGTAGTGGAACGTCGGTGGTATGAACGTAACAAGCATATTTTCCCTGCATCGCGCTGGGAACTGTACGACCCAAGCAAAGAATACGGTAACTACACCATTGGCGACAAACGTTCGCGTAACAATAAGACCTAG